A genomic segment from Atribacterota bacterium encodes:
- the nusB gene encoding transcription antitermination factor NusB yields the protein MGNRRISREIALKILFQIDLVHCNVDEASSYAFQIDEVMQFNNPDLVIEFSLQLVKGVLSNLDNIDPLIKKHANHWSLERMANIDRNILRIAIYEIVFIENIPKSVSINEAVELAKKYSTESSFGFVNGVLGKIDKNCLKY from the coding sequence ATGGGAAACAGAAGAATTTCAAGAGAAATAGCATTAAAAATACTTTTCCAAATAGATTTAGTTCATTGTAATGTTGATGAAGCTAGCAGCTATGCATTTCAAATAGATGAAGTTATGCAGTTTAATAATCCAGATTTAGTAATCGAATTTTCTCTACAATTAGTAAAAGGAGTTCTCAGTAATCTTGATAATATAGATCCTTTAATAAAAAAACATGCTAACCATTGGTCTTTAGAAAGAATGGCAAACATTGATAGAAATATTTTGAGAATAGCTATATACGAAATTGTTTTTATTGAAAATATACCAAAAAGTGTATCTATAAATGAAGCAGTTGAATTAGCAAAAAAATATAGCACAGAGAGTTCTTTTGGATTTGTTAATGGAGTTCTTGGAAAGATTGACAAGAACTGCCTGAAATATTGA
- the efp gene encoding elongation factor P — protein MISTSDFKNGISIEIDGDIYTIIEFQHVKPGKGGAFVRTKLKNLQTGAVLDKTFRAGEKFEQAIIDRKDMQYIYNDGHNYYFMDKDSYEQIPIVAEQIGDATDLLKEGNEAQVTFWQNKVMGIELPGSIALEVIKTIPGAKGNTVSGALKPATLETGAEVQVPLFIKEGDIIKVNTKDKKYQERVQ, from the coding sequence TTGATTTCTACAAGTGATTTCAAGAATGGAATAAGTATAGAAATTGATGGGGACATATATACTATTATCGAATTCCAACATGTAAAGCCGGGTAAAGGCGGTGCATTTGTAAGGACAAAATTAAAAAATTTACAAACGGGAGCTGTTCTTGACAAAACATTCCGTGCCGGTGAAAAATTCGAACAGGCAATAATCGATCGTAAAGATATGCAATATATTTATAATGATGGACACAATTATTATTTTATGGATAAAGATAGCTATGAGCAGATTCCTATAGTCGCTGAACAAATAGGTGATGCTACAGATTTGTTAAAGGAAGGAAATGAGGCACAAGTCACTTTTTGGCAAAATAAAGTTATGGGTATTGAACTTCCTGGAAGTATAGCATTAGAAGTTATTAAAACTATTCCCGGGGCTAAAGGCAATACTGTTTCCGGGGCATTAAAACCTGCAACTCTTGAAACAGGTGCTGAAGTGCAGGTTCCCCTTTTTATTAAAGAAGGTGATATTATAAAAGTTAACACCAAGGACAAAAAATACCAGGAAAGGGTTCAGTAA
- the rimO gene encoding 30S ribosomal protein S12 methylthiotransferase RimO — MRISIQSLGCPKNFVDSEVICGYLLKENFTLTNQVENSDAVIINTCSFIQPAVEESLDTIMQAAELKKEGKLKYIIVTGCLPQRYEKSELIETLPEVDVFIGVDEISRVGDIVKNLVRNRVLYEVNKQPCNIYNEKSPRFLLSPKHYAYLKIAEGCNNGCTYCLIPRIKGRYRSRTVESIISETKNLIDCYPLKEIILIAEDTTFYGMDKYGKYMLSYLLQEMAKLLQKKDIKIRLLYTHPAHYDDRLIEIVSKNPVICPYLDIPLQHISDNILKRMNRKISKIDILKLIEKLRDKIPDLVIRTTLIVGFPGETEEDFQQLYDFIEKYHFERVGTFSYHNEEECAANKLSGHISKKIKKLRLEKLMSLQQKISLELNSSKIGKEKRVLIDEVSQENDKVLIGRSCSEAPEIDGHINVSGGNYSDIGKWIDVKITKAYPYNLDSEKICK; from the coding sequence ATGCGCATTAGCATTCAATCATTAGGATGCCCAAAAAATTTTGTCGATAGCGAAGTTATCTGTGGTTATCTGTTAAAGGAAAATTTCACTCTTACCAACCAGGTCGAAAATTCAGATGCAGTGATAATAAATACCTGTAGTTTTATCCAACCCGCTGTAGAGGAATCATTAGATACTATTATGCAGGCAGCTGAGTTAAAAAAAGAAGGTAAATTAAAGTATATTATAGTTACAGGTTGTCTGCCCCAAAGATATGAAAAATCTGAACTTATTGAAACTCTTCCTGAGGTTGATGTCTTTATCGGAGTAGATGAGATTAGCAGGGTAGGTGATATAGTTAAAAATCTTGTTAGGAATAGAGTTCTTTATGAAGTAAATAAACAGCCATGTAATATTTATAATGAAAAATCACCACGCTTTCTGCTGTCCCCAAAACATTATGCTTACCTGAAAATAGCTGAGGGCTGTAATAATGGCTGCACATACTGTTTAATACCACGCATAAAAGGGCGATATAGGAGCCGCACTGTTGAGTCGATAATTTCTGAAACAAAGAATTTAATTGATTGCTATCCCCTGAAGGAGATAATATTAATTGCCGAGGATACAACTTTTTACGGAATGGATAAATATGGTAAATATATGTTGTCTTATCTATTGCAGGAGATGGCAAAATTGCTCCAGAAAAAAGATATTAAAATAAGATTGCTTTACACTCATCCTGCACATTATGATGATAGATTAATTGAAATTGTATCAAAAAACCCTGTAATATGTCCCTATCTCGATATACCACTACAGCATATCAGTGATAATATTTTAAAAAGAATGAACCGTAAAATTTCCAAAATTGATATTCTCAAGCTCATTGAAAAATTAAGAGATAAAATTCCTGATTTAGTAATCAGGACAACTTTGATTGTTGGTTTCCCTGGTGAAACAGAAGAGGATTTTCAGCAGTTATACGATTTTATAGAAAAATATCATTTTGAAAGAGTTGGTACTTTTTCTTATCATAATGAGGAAGAGTGTGCTGCCAATAAATTATCAGGACATATTTCAAAAAAAATTAAAAAATTACGATTAGAAAAATTAATGAGCTTACAACAAAAAATATCCTTAGAATTAAATTCCTCTAAGATAGGTAAGGAAAAGCGAGTATTAATTGATGAGGTATCACAGGAGAATGACAAAGTATTAATAGGTCGTTCCTGCAGTGAAGCACCTGAAATTGATGGCCATATTAATGTATCTGGTGGAAATTATTCAGATATTGGTAAATGGATAGATGTAAAAATTACCAAAGCTTATCCCTATAATTTAGATAGTGAAAAGATTTGCAAATAA
- a CDS encoding serine hydroxymethyltransferase, which produces MELNLNKTDEEIYQLIQKEEKRQKSTIELIASENFVSDAVLEAQGSVLTNKYAEGYPGNKYYGGCQFIDEVEKLAIKRAEKLFSAEHANVQPHSGSQANMAVYFSVLKPGDTILSMNLAHGGHLTHGSPVNFSGKLYNIIPYGVDKETGRIDYNQVRDLALANNPKMIVAGASAYPREIEFDKFREVADEVGAYLIADIAHIAGLVVTGEHISPIPYCHFVTTTTHKTLRGPRGGLILCQEDLAKQVDKSIFPGIQGGPLMHVIAAKAVCFKEAMQDDFKSYQKQIKKNAITLAQKMMEMDYKLVSDGTDNHLMLIDLRNKGITGKQAEKALENSGITVNKNSVPFDTQPPMVTSGIRIGTPAMTTRGMKEEEMIIIAELIDRVLSNINDETTKNKVSEEVKQLCKKFVN; this is translated from the coding sequence ATTGAATTGAACTTAAATAAAACCGATGAGGAAATATACCAGCTTATTCAAAAAGAAGAAAAAAGACAGAAAAGTACAATAGAGCTTATTGCATCTGAAAATTTTGTAAGTGACGCTGTTTTGGAAGCACAAGGCTCTGTTTTAACAAATAAATATGCTGAAGGTTACCCTGGGAATAAATATTACGGTGGATGCCAATTTATAGATGAAGTAGAAAAACTTGCAATAAAACGGGCAGAAAAGCTTTTTTCAGCTGAACATGCCAATGTCCAACCACATTCCGGATCTCAGGCAAATATGGCAGTTTATTTCAGCGTATTAAAGCCAGGAGATACCATTTTATCAATGAATTTAGCACATGGTGGGCATTTAACTCATGGCAGTCCGGTTAATTTTTCTGGAAAACTTTACAATATTATTCCTTATGGGGTAGACAAAGAAACAGGGCGGATTGATTATAATCAGGTTCGGGATTTGGCCTTAGCAAATAACCCAAAAATGATTGTAGCAGGAGCAAGTGCTTATCCAAGAGAAATTGAATTTGATAAATTTAGAGAGGTTGCTGATGAAGTTGGTGCTTACCTGATTGCAGATATTGCTCATATTGCCGGGTTAGTAGTTACAGGTGAACATATCAGCCCAATTCCTTATTGCCATTTTGTCACTACTACAACTCATAAGACTTTACGTGGTCCCAGAGGTGGTCTAATTCTTTGTCAGGAAGATCTTGCTAAACAGGTAGATAAAAGTATTTTTCCTGGTATTCAGGGTGGTCCATTAATGCATGTGATTGCTGCCAAGGCTGTATGTTTTAAAGAAGCTATGCAAGACGATTTTAAATCATATCAAAAACAAATAAAGAAAAATGCCATTACACTGGCTCAAAAAATGATGGAAATGGATTATAAATTAGTGTCTGACGGTACTGATAATCATCTTATGCTAATTGATTTAAGAAACAAGGGAATAACCGGAAAACAGGCAGAGAAGGCTCTGGAAAACTCAGGTATCACTGTAAATAAGAACTCTGTACCTTTTGATACACAGCCACCTATGGTTACCAGTGGAATTCGAATTGGAACCCCTGCAATGACTACCAGAGGCATGAAAGAAGAAGAAATGATAATTATTGCAGAATTGATTGACCGTGTTCTGAGCAATATAAATGATGAAACTACTAAAAATAAAGTATCAGAAGAAGTAAAACAGTTATGTAAAAAATTTGTCAACTAA
- a CDS encoding Asp23/Gls24 family envelope stress response protein — protein MEYVTINNEKGNINVSRSAIETLSQLILLETKRIIKPKDTTLNQFYKKYYKKNPDESAGIVQDIKIEIKPKIVIINLFLVINYGIRIPDLTWEIQAKIKEKFKEITGLEVNIINIHINGIHDTGKFGNKDKLAIPEMFVKIF, from the coding sequence ATGGAATATGTGACCATAAATAACGAAAAAGGTAATATTAATGTTTCAAGATCAGCCATCGAAACACTTTCGCAGCTTATTTTGCTAGAGACAAAAAGGATTATCAAGCCCAAAGATACTACTTTAAATCAATTTTACAAAAAATATTATAAGAAAAACCCTGATGAAAGCGCTGGAATTGTTCAAGATATCAAGATTGAAATTAAACCCAAAATTGTGATAATAAACCTTTTTTTAGTAATTAATTATGGTATTAGAATACCCGATTTAACCTGGGAGATTCAGGCAAAAATAAAAGAGAAATTTAAAGAAATAACAGGTTTAGAAGTTAATATAATTAACATTCATATAAATGGTATTCATGATACTGGAAAATTTGGAAATAAAGATAAATTAGCAATTCCTGAAATGTTCGTAAAAATATTCTAA
- a CDS encoding Xaa-Pro peptidase family protein: MIKDRQNKLWQEINRTRNDISAFLITNPKNIYYISGFTGEGILISSPDKNFLITDSRYTEQANEQVSNCQIIIQDMLKTDAQTEMLCNVIGELKINGLGFEAESLSVDKYLKYQSRLPHLKLYPLHAVIEKLRIIKDDYEIELLKKSAHIATSSFLNTISLIKHGISELTIAAQLNYNMQKNGAKKEAFDIIVTSGERGLLIHGEPSVKRITKEELIIIDFGCIFKMYNSDCTRSLLLGEPNSEQKKIFEIIKNVQIATLQQVRAGKSCYELDDFARKNISKSGYGDYFLHSLGHGIGLDVHELPRLSQNDQNILQPGMVVTIEPGIYVPGIGGVRIEDTVIVTENGCEVITLLPKELSVYNYQDNDIDDIVI; encoded by the coding sequence TTGATAAAAGATAGACAAAATAAACTTTGGCAGGAAATCAATAGAACCAGAAATGATATATCTGCTTTTCTGATTACGAATCCAAAAAATATTTATTATATATCCGGATTTACCGGTGAAGGTATACTTATATCTTCACCTGACAAGAATTTTCTAATTACTGACAGCCGTTATACAGAACAGGCAAATGAGCAGGTATCTAATTGCCAAATCATCATTCAGGATATGTTAAAGACTGATGCACAAACAGAGATGCTTTGCAATGTAATTGGAGAACTAAAAATTAATGGACTCGGTTTTGAAGCTGAATCGCTTTCTGTTGATAAATATCTGAAATATCAATCCCGTTTACCTCACTTAAAACTTTATCCCCTCCATGCTGTAATTGAAAAATTACGTATTATAAAAGATGATTATGAAATTGAGCTGTTAAAAAAATCTGCTCATATTGCAACAAGTTCTTTCCTAAATACCATCTCTTTAATAAAGCATGGTATTTCTGAACTTACTATCGCAGCTCAACTGAATTATAATATGCAAAAAAATGGTGCTAAAAAAGAAGCATTTGATATAATAGTTACTTCGGGTGAGAGGGGATTACTTATACATGGAGAACCTTCAGTCAAAAGAATAACAAAAGAAGAATTAATTATTATAGATTTTGGTTGTATTTTTAAAATGTATAATTCGGATTGCACCCGCTCTCTTTTATTAGGAGAACCAAACAGTGAACAGAAAAAGATATTTGAGATAATTAAGAATGTTCAAATTGCCACATTACAGCAGGTAAGAGCTGGTAAAAGTTGTTACGAATTGGATGATTTTGCAAGAAAAAATATTAGCAAAAGCGGTTATGGTGACTATTTTCTGCATTCATTGGGTCACGGGATTGGGCTTGATGTGCACGAACTTCCCCGACTGAGTCAAAATGACCAAAACATTCTGCAACCGGGTATGGTTGTAACGATTGAACCGGGAATTTACGTACCGGGCATTGGTGGAGTTCGCATAGAAGATACTGTAATAGTAACCGAAAATGGTTGTGAAGTAATTACATTATTACCAAAAGAATTATCTGTATATAATTACCAGGATAATGATATTGATGATATTGTCATTTAA
- the xseA gene encoding exodeoxyribonuclease VII large subunit produces MSSNQFNNKKVYSVSNITSHIQQLFKSDPLLQNVTIVGELSNFKYHSSGHMYFVLKDDKSQIKCVMFRGSNLGLSFNPCDGMGVRATGDIRVYEKRGEYQFYVMQMVEVGKGALFAAFEQLKLKLKAEGLFRQDIKKTLPKIPRKIAVITSPTGAAIRDIISVTLRRFPNIHIIVVPAQVQGNEAASQISDNIKFLNKVLPNLDFIIIGRGGGSIEELWAFNEEILAREIYHSTIPIVSAVGHETDFTISDFVADLRAPTPSGAAEMTIPDMESLVMNVSLVRSKLNRMVKYILELKEQKYFTVFESLRYQNPKSKIMQHTQTLDDLITRLNLNMKHIININENILNKYREKIITLSPKGVLKRGYSICFKIPERTIIKKTKQIKKNDNIDVMVSDGIISANVTERRSVNE; encoded by the coding sequence ATGTCTTCAAACCAATTTAATAATAAAAAAGTGTATTCTGTCTCTAATATAACCAGTCATATACAACAACTGTTTAAATCAGATCCTCTTTTACAAAATGTAACAATTGTTGGTGAATTAAGTAATTTTAAATATCATTCTTCAGGGCATATGTATTTTGTTCTGAAAGATGATAAAAGCCAGATAAAATGCGTTATGTTTAGAGGAAGCAACCTTGGTTTGAGCTTTAATCCATGTGATGGCATGGGAGTTAGGGCAACGGGTGATATTAGGGTCTATGAAAAAAGAGGAGAATATCAGTTTTATGTAATGCAAATGGTTGAAGTGGGCAAAGGAGCATTATTTGCTGCATTTGAGCAGTTAAAATTAAAATTGAAAGCTGAAGGATTGTTCAGACAGGATATAAAAAAAACTTTACCAAAAATTCCCAGAAAGATAGCTGTAATAACTTCCCCCACAGGAGCAGCAATAAGAGATATTATATCTGTTACACTGAGAAGGTTTCCGAATATACATATAATAGTGGTACCCGCTCAGGTTCAGGGAAATGAAGCTGCATCCCAAATATCTGACAATATAAAGTTTCTGAATAAGGTACTTCCAAACCTCGATTTTATTATAATAGGTAGAGGAGGGGGATCAATAGAAGAATTATGGGCATTTAATGAAGAGATACTTGCAAGAGAAATATACCATTCTACAATACCCATAGTATCGGCTGTGGGGCATGAAACTGATTTTACAATTTCTGATTTTGTAGCAGATCTTAGAGCACCCACTCCGTCCGGAGCTGCCGAAATGACAATTCCTGATATGGAAAGTCTGGTAATGAATGTTAGTTTAGTAAGAAGTAAACTTAATCGCATGGTAAAGTATATATTGGAATTAAAAGAGCAAAAATATTTTACTGTTTTTGAAAGCTTGAGATATCAAAACCCAAAAAGTAAAATAATGCAACATACCCAGACATTAGATGATTTAATTACACGATTAAATCTAAATATGAAACATATTATTAATATTAACGAAAATATATTAAATAAATATAGAGAAAAAATTATTACCCTAAGCCCCAAAGGTGTATTGAAAAGGGGTTACAGCATTTGTTTTAAAATCCCTGAAAGAACCATTATAAAAAAGACAAAACAGATTAAAAAAAATGACAATATAGATGTTATGGTTAGTGATGGTATTATTTCTGCAAATGTTACAGAAAGGAGGAGTGTAAATGAGTGA